A part of Podarcis raffonei isolate rPodRaf1 chromosome 12, rPodRaf1.pri, whole genome shotgun sequence genomic DNA contains:
- the ZEB1 gene encoding zinc finger E-box-binding homeobox 1 isoform X1: protein MADGPRCKRRKQANPRRNNVTNYNNVVETNSDSDDEDKLHIVEEESIPDAADCDNSVPDEDLPKDHAVLPERSEREGSANSCWEDEASKEAKEILGPEAQADESGCTVKEDECDSDAENEQNHDPNVEEFLQQDDTAVIYPEAPEEDQRQGTPEASGQDENGTPDAFSQLLTCPYCDRGYKRFTSLKEHIKYRHEKNEDNFSCSLCSYTFAYRTQLERHMTSHKSGRDQRHVTQSSGNRKFKCTECGKAFKYKHHLKEHLRIHSGEKPYECPNCKKRFSHSGSYSSHISSKKCIGLVPVNGRARSGLKTSQCSSPSLSASPGSPARPQVRQKIENKPLQEQLPINQIKTEPVDYEFKPIVVASGINCSAPLQNGVFSGGGPLQATSSPQGVVQAVVLPTVGLVSPISINLSDIQNVLKVAVDGNVIKQVLENSHANLLTSKEQETINTASIQQAGHSLISAISLPLVDQDGTTKIIINYSLEQPSQLQVVPQNLKKENPAPTNSCKIEKLPEDLRVKSEKEKSFDGETNDSTCLLRDDCPGESNALQESKHYDIRNPTQPSQLSGAEAEKSEPYVSPETGEANLSPGQPPLKNLLSILKAYYALNAQPSSEELSKIADSVNLPLDVVKKWFEKMQAGQISVPSSGPSSPEPDKLKNSVDNDDRAGLETANEHQDSTSNSESSLKVDKPQTVSTGSAQNGSRSNTASPSPLNLSSSRNSQGYVYLNEGVQEEPQIEPLDLSLPKQHGETLERSTITSVYQNSAYSVQEEPLNLTCAKKEPQKDSSITDSEPVVNVIPPSANPINIAIPTVTAQLPTIVAIADQNSVPCLRALAANKQTILIPQVAYTYSTTVNPTVQETPKQMQANGSQDERQDTSSEGVSNVEDQNDSDSTPPKKKMRKTENGMYACDLCDKIFQKSSSLLRHKYEHTGKRPHECGICKKAFKHKHHLIEHMRLHSGEKPYQCDKCGKRFSHSGSYSQHMNHRYSYCKREAEERDSTEQEEAAQERLSNEHAGPGASPSQLDSDERESLTREEEEDSEKEEEEEEDKEMEEEPPKGKECGKLQEEEEEEEEEEDEEEEDEEEEEEEEISEGSMKDKEAVNEESSAKEEDIQKEEPMSESAANKA from the exons TTACCAATTACAATAACGTCGTAGAAACAAATTCTGATTCAGATGACGAAGACAAATTGCACATTGTTGAAGAGGAAAGTATACCAGATGCAGCAGATTGTGATAACAGCGTGCCAGATGAGGACTTGCCAAAAGACCATGCAGTATTACCAGAACGCAGTGAAAGAGAAGGAAGTGCAAACAGTTGCTGGGAAGATGAAG CTAGtaaagaagcaaaggaaatccTGGGGCCTGAAGCTCAAGCAGATGAATCTGGATGTACAG TAAAAGAAGATGAATGTGATTCTGATGCAGAAAATGAACAAAATCATGACCCTAATGTTGAAGAATTTCTGCAACAAGACGATACAGCAGTTATCTACCCTGAAGCACCTGAGGAGGATCAAAGACAAGGAACACCAGAAGCCAGTGGCCAGGATGAAAATG GCACGCCGGATGCATTTTCCCAGCTGCTTACATGCCCTTACTGTGATAGAGGGTACAAACGCTTTACCTCTCTGAAAGAACACATTAAATATCGCCAtgaaaaaaatgaagataactTTAGTTGCTCCTTATGCAGTTACACGTTTGCATATAGAACACAACTTGAACGCCATATGACATCACATAAATCAGGAAGAGATCAA AGACATGTAACTCAATCTAGTGGTAACCGAAAATTCAAGTGCACTGAATGTGGAAAAGCTTTCAAATATAAACATCACTTAAAGGAACACCTACGAATCCACAGTG GAGAGAAGCCAtatgagtgcccaaactgcaagaAACGTTTTTCCCATTCTGGTTCCTACAGCTCTCACATAAGCAGTAAGAAATGTATTGGTTTGGTGCCTGTGAATGGCCGGGCACGATCAGGGCTCAAGACATCTCAGtgctcttccccttccctttctgcaTCGCCGGGTAGCCCAGCAAGACCACAAGTACGACAAAAGATAGAGAATAAGCCGTTACAAGAACAGCTCCCCATTAACCAAATTAAAACTGAACCTGTGGATTATGAATTCAAGCCCATAGTGGTTGCTTCAGGAATCAACTGTTCAGCCCCTTTGCAAAACGGGGTTTTTAGTGGTGGTGGCCCATTACAGGCAACCAGTTCTCCTCAGGGTGTGGTGCAAGCTGTTGTTTTGCCAACCGTTGGTCTGGTGTCTCCAATAAGTATCAACTTAAGTGACATTCAAAATGTACTTAAAGTTGCCGTTGATGGCAATGTAATAAAACAAGTGTTGGAGAACAGTCACGCCAATCTTCTTACATCCAAAGAACAAGAAACAATCAACACTGCATCCATACAGCAAGCTGGACATTCCCTCATTTCAGCTATCAGTCTTCCTTTGGTTGATCAAGATGGGACAACCAAAATTATCATCAACTACAGTTTGGAGCAACCTAGTCAACTTCAGGTTGTGCCACAGAAtctgaaaaaagaaaaccccGCCCCAACAAACAGCTGCAAAATCGAAAAGTTGCCAGAAGATCTTAGGGTGAAATCggagaaagaaaaaagctttGATGGAGAGACCAATGATAGCACTTGCCTTCTTCGTGACGACTGCCCAGGAGAATCCAATGCACTTCAAGAAtcaaagcactatgatatcagaaatcccactcagccatctCAGCTCAGCGGTGCAGAAGCTGAGAAGTCCGAACCCTATGTTTCACCAGAAACAGGGGAGGCTAATCTATCTCCTGGCCAACCCCCTCTAAAAAACCTTTTATCCATTCTAAAAGCCTATTATGCATTAAATGCACAACCAAGCTCAGAAGAGCTCTCAAAAATTGCCGACTCGGTCAATTTGCCATTGGATGTAGTAAAAAAGTGGTTTGAAAAAATGCAAGCTGGCCAAATTTCTGTACCATCATCAGGACCATCTTCCCCTGAACCTGACAAACTAAAAAATTCTGTGGATAATGATGACCGCGCAGGACTGGAAACGGCAAATGAACACCAGGACAGCACGTCTAATTCTGAAAGCTCCCTCAAGGTAGATAAACCGCAGACTGTATCAACAGGATCAGCTCAGAATGGTTCACGGAGTAACACAGCATCCccatcaccccttaacctctctTCATCTAGAAATTCACAGGGTTACGTGTACCTTAATGAAGGTGTCCAGGAAGAGCCACAAATAGAACCTCTTGACCTTTCACTACCAAAGCAACATGGAGAAACATTAGAGCGATCTACTATAACTAGTGTTTACCAGAACAGTGCTTATTCTGTCCAAGAAGAACCATTGAACTTGACTTGTGCAAAAAAAGAACCGCAAAAGGACAGCAGTATTACAGACTCTGAACCAGTTGTAAATGTAATCCCACCAAGTGCCAATCCCATTAATATTGCTATACCTACAGTCACTGCCCAGTTACCTACAATTGTTGCCATTGCTGACCAGAACAGTGTTCCATGCTTACGAGCTCTTGCTGCCAATAAGCAAACCATTCTTATCCCACAGGTAGCTTATACGTATTCAACCACCGTTAACCCTACAGTTCAAGAAACACCAAAACAGATGCAGGCCAATGGAAGTCAG GATGAAAGACAAGACACTAGCTCAGAAGGTGTATCAAATGTAGAGGATCAGAATGATTCGGATTCCACACCACCGAAGAAGAAGATGAGAAAGACAGAAAATGGAATGTATGCTTGTGATTTGTGTGACAAAATATTCCAGAAGAGTAGCTCACTCTTGAGACATAAATATGAACACACAG gTAAGCGGCCTCATGAGTGTGGGATCTGCAAAAAGGCATTTAAACACAAGCATCATTTGATTGAACACATGCGACTGCACTCTGGAGAAAAGCCCTACCAATGTGACAAATGTGGCAAACGTTTTTCGCACTCGGGGTCCTACTCCCAGCACATGAATCACCGCTACTCCTACTGCAAAAGGGAAGCTGAGGAACGCGACAGCACAGAACAGGAAGAGGCGGCGCAGGAGCGGCTAAGTAATGAGCACGCAGGGCCCGGGGCTTCCCCCTCGCAGCTCGACTCCGATGAGAGAGAGAGCTTGacgagggaggaagaggaagacagcgaaaaagaggaggaggaagaggaagacaaagagatggaggaggaaccgccaaaaggaaaagaatgtgggaaattacaagaggaggaagaagaggaggaggaagaagaagatgaggaggaggaagacgaagaggaggaagaggaggaagaaataaGTGAAGGTAGCATGAAGGATAAGGAAGCTGTAAATGAAGAAAGCAGTGCTAAAGAAGAAGATATACAGAAAGAGGAGCCAATGTCAGAATCAGCAGCAAATAAAGCTTAA
- the ZEB1 gene encoding zinc finger E-box-binding homeobox 1 isoform X2 has protein sequence MATCAVTNYNNVVETNSDSDDEDKLHIVEEESIPDAADCDNSVPDEDLPKDHAVLPERSEREGSANSCWEDEASKEAKEILGPEAQADESGCTVKEDECDSDAENEQNHDPNVEEFLQQDDTAVIYPEAPEEDQRQGTPEASGQDENGTPDAFSQLLTCPYCDRGYKRFTSLKEHIKYRHEKNEDNFSCSLCSYTFAYRTQLERHMTSHKSGRDQRHVTQSSGNRKFKCTECGKAFKYKHHLKEHLRIHSGEKPYECPNCKKRFSHSGSYSSHISSKKCIGLVPVNGRARSGLKTSQCSSPSLSASPGSPARPQVRQKIENKPLQEQLPINQIKTEPVDYEFKPIVVASGINCSAPLQNGVFSGGGPLQATSSPQGVVQAVVLPTVGLVSPISINLSDIQNVLKVAVDGNVIKQVLENSHANLLTSKEQETINTASIQQAGHSLISAISLPLVDQDGTTKIIINYSLEQPSQLQVVPQNLKKENPAPTNSCKIEKLPEDLRVKSEKEKSFDGETNDSTCLLRDDCPGESNALQESKHYDIRNPTQPSQLSGAEAEKSEPYVSPETGEANLSPGQPPLKNLLSILKAYYALNAQPSSEELSKIADSVNLPLDVVKKWFEKMQAGQISVPSSGPSSPEPDKLKNSVDNDDRAGLETANEHQDSTSNSESSLKVDKPQTVSTGSAQNGSRSNTASPSPLNLSSSRNSQGYVYLNEGVQEEPQIEPLDLSLPKQHGETLERSTITSVYQNSAYSVQEEPLNLTCAKKEPQKDSSITDSEPVVNVIPPSANPINIAIPTVTAQLPTIVAIADQNSVPCLRALAANKQTILIPQVAYTYSTTVNPTVQETPKQMQANGSQDERQDTSSEGVSNVEDQNDSDSTPPKKKMRKTENGMYACDLCDKIFQKSSSLLRHKYEHTGKRPHECGICKKAFKHKHHLIEHMRLHSGEKPYQCDKCGKRFSHSGSYSQHMNHRYSYCKREAEERDSTEQEEAAQERLSNEHAGPGASPSQLDSDERESLTREEEEDSEKEEEEEEDKEMEEEPPKGKECGKLQEEEEEEEEEEDEEEEDEEEEEEEEISEGSMKDKEAVNEESSAKEEDIQKEEPMSESAANKA, from the exons TTACCAATTACAATAACGTCGTAGAAACAAATTCTGATTCAGATGACGAAGACAAATTGCACATTGTTGAAGAGGAAAGTATACCAGATGCAGCAGATTGTGATAACAGCGTGCCAGATGAGGACTTGCCAAAAGACCATGCAGTATTACCAGAACGCAGTGAAAGAGAAGGAAGTGCAAACAGTTGCTGGGAAGATGAAG CTAGtaaagaagcaaaggaaatccTGGGGCCTGAAGCTCAAGCAGATGAATCTGGATGTACAG TAAAAGAAGATGAATGTGATTCTGATGCAGAAAATGAACAAAATCATGACCCTAATGTTGAAGAATTTCTGCAACAAGACGATACAGCAGTTATCTACCCTGAAGCACCTGAGGAGGATCAAAGACAAGGAACACCAGAAGCCAGTGGCCAGGATGAAAATG GCACGCCGGATGCATTTTCCCAGCTGCTTACATGCCCTTACTGTGATAGAGGGTACAAACGCTTTACCTCTCTGAAAGAACACATTAAATATCGCCAtgaaaaaaatgaagataactTTAGTTGCTCCTTATGCAGTTACACGTTTGCATATAGAACACAACTTGAACGCCATATGACATCACATAAATCAGGAAGAGATCAA AGACATGTAACTCAATCTAGTGGTAACCGAAAATTCAAGTGCACTGAATGTGGAAAAGCTTTCAAATATAAACATCACTTAAAGGAACACCTACGAATCCACAGTG GAGAGAAGCCAtatgagtgcccaaactgcaagaAACGTTTTTCCCATTCTGGTTCCTACAGCTCTCACATAAGCAGTAAGAAATGTATTGGTTTGGTGCCTGTGAATGGCCGGGCACGATCAGGGCTCAAGACATCTCAGtgctcttccccttccctttctgcaTCGCCGGGTAGCCCAGCAAGACCACAAGTACGACAAAAGATAGAGAATAAGCCGTTACAAGAACAGCTCCCCATTAACCAAATTAAAACTGAACCTGTGGATTATGAATTCAAGCCCATAGTGGTTGCTTCAGGAATCAACTGTTCAGCCCCTTTGCAAAACGGGGTTTTTAGTGGTGGTGGCCCATTACAGGCAACCAGTTCTCCTCAGGGTGTGGTGCAAGCTGTTGTTTTGCCAACCGTTGGTCTGGTGTCTCCAATAAGTATCAACTTAAGTGACATTCAAAATGTACTTAAAGTTGCCGTTGATGGCAATGTAATAAAACAAGTGTTGGAGAACAGTCACGCCAATCTTCTTACATCCAAAGAACAAGAAACAATCAACACTGCATCCATACAGCAAGCTGGACATTCCCTCATTTCAGCTATCAGTCTTCCTTTGGTTGATCAAGATGGGACAACCAAAATTATCATCAACTACAGTTTGGAGCAACCTAGTCAACTTCAGGTTGTGCCACAGAAtctgaaaaaagaaaaccccGCCCCAACAAACAGCTGCAAAATCGAAAAGTTGCCAGAAGATCTTAGGGTGAAATCggagaaagaaaaaagctttGATGGAGAGACCAATGATAGCACTTGCCTTCTTCGTGACGACTGCCCAGGAGAATCCAATGCACTTCAAGAAtcaaagcactatgatatcagaaatcccactcagccatctCAGCTCAGCGGTGCAGAAGCTGAGAAGTCCGAACCCTATGTTTCACCAGAAACAGGGGAGGCTAATCTATCTCCTGGCCAACCCCCTCTAAAAAACCTTTTATCCATTCTAAAAGCCTATTATGCATTAAATGCACAACCAAGCTCAGAAGAGCTCTCAAAAATTGCCGACTCGGTCAATTTGCCATTGGATGTAGTAAAAAAGTGGTTTGAAAAAATGCAAGCTGGCCAAATTTCTGTACCATCATCAGGACCATCTTCCCCTGAACCTGACAAACTAAAAAATTCTGTGGATAATGATGACCGCGCAGGACTGGAAACGGCAAATGAACACCAGGACAGCACGTCTAATTCTGAAAGCTCCCTCAAGGTAGATAAACCGCAGACTGTATCAACAGGATCAGCTCAGAATGGTTCACGGAGTAACACAGCATCCccatcaccccttaacctctctTCATCTAGAAATTCACAGGGTTACGTGTACCTTAATGAAGGTGTCCAGGAAGAGCCACAAATAGAACCTCTTGACCTTTCACTACCAAAGCAACATGGAGAAACATTAGAGCGATCTACTATAACTAGTGTTTACCAGAACAGTGCTTATTCTGTCCAAGAAGAACCATTGAACTTGACTTGTGCAAAAAAAGAACCGCAAAAGGACAGCAGTATTACAGACTCTGAACCAGTTGTAAATGTAATCCCACCAAGTGCCAATCCCATTAATATTGCTATACCTACAGTCACTGCCCAGTTACCTACAATTGTTGCCATTGCTGACCAGAACAGTGTTCCATGCTTACGAGCTCTTGCTGCCAATAAGCAAACCATTCTTATCCCACAGGTAGCTTATACGTATTCAACCACCGTTAACCCTACAGTTCAAGAAACACCAAAACAGATGCAGGCCAATGGAAGTCAG GATGAAAGACAAGACACTAGCTCAGAAGGTGTATCAAATGTAGAGGATCAGAATGATTCGGATTCCACACCACCGAAGAAGAAGATGAGAAAGACAGAAAATGGAATGTATGCTTGTGATTTGTGTGACAAAATATTCCAGAAGAGTAGCTCACTCTTGAGACATAAATATGAACACACAG gTAAGCGGCCTCATGAGTGTGGGATCTGCAAAAAGGCATTTAAACACAAGCATCATTTGATTGAACACATGCGACTGCACTCTGGAGAAAAGCCCTACCAATGTGACAAATGTGGCAAACGTTTTTCGCACTCGGGGTCCTACTCCCAGCACATGAATCACCGCTACTCCTACTGCAAAAGGGAAGCTGAGGAACGCGACAGCACAGAACAGGAAGAGGCGGCGCAGGAGCGGCTAAGTAATGAGCACGCAGGGCCCGGGGCTTCCCCCTCGCAGCTCGACTCCGATGAGAGAGAGAGCTTGacgagggaggaagaggaagacagcgaaaaagaggaggaggaagaggaagacaaagagatggaggaggaaccgccaaaaggaaaagaatgtgggaaattacaagaggaggaagaagaggaggaggaagaagaagatgaggaggaggaagacgaagaggaggaagaggaggaagaaataaGTGAAGGTAGCATGAAGGATAAGGAAGCTGTAAATGAAGAAAGCAGTGCTAAAGAAGAAGATATACAGAAAGAGGAGCCAATGTCAGAATCAGCAGCAAATAAAGCTTAA